The proteins below are encoded in one region of Verrucomicrobiia bacterium:
- a CDS encoding class I SAM-dependent methyltransferase: MEISEYRLMKDVQDKHWLWQGRKKIVQTVIEKHLAPARPLSIADVGCGYGCNIPTLQQYGKVTGLELNEDAVAYVAEKFRGSAEVRQWKLPQKLERRFDLIVLIEVFEHIENDAEAVEWFDQHLEKGGHVLITTPAHQWLWTQMDEVVHHYRRYNRVMMDKLFREKFEIVYFTYYNLLLFPLKLGLVIFDRLDRLLRRGEKKSFNEIPPGPVNDLCRWAVYQEAAWMARGLSLPFGSSIVMLAKKRA, encoded by the coding sequence ATGGAAATCTCCGAATACCGCCTCATGAAAGACGTTCAGGACAAACACTGGCTCTGGCAGGGGCGCAAAAAAATCGTGCAGACCGTCATCGAAAAGCACCTGGCCCCGGCGCGCCCTCTCAGCATCGCGGACGTCGGCTGCGGCTACGGCTGCAACATTCCCACGCTGCAGCAATACGGCAAGGTGACAGGGCTCGAGCTCAATGAGGACGCGGTGGCGTATGTCGCGGAAAAATTCCGGGGGTCGGCGGAGGTGCGCCAATGGAAACTGCCGCAGAAACTCGAACGCCGTTTTGATTTGATCGTCCTGATCGAAGTCTTCGAGCACATCGAAAACGACGCCGAGGCCGTGGAATGGTTTGACCAGCATCTCGAAAAAGGCGGCCACGTCCTGATCACGACGCCGGCCCATCAGTGGCTTTGGACGCAAATGGACGAGGTCGTCCATCATTACCGGCGCTACAACCGCGTCATGATGGACAAATTGTTCCGGGAAAAATTCGAGATCGTTTATTTCACTTACTACAATCTTCTTCTTTTTCCGCTGAAGCTGGGGCTGGTGATTTTCGACAGGCTGGATCGGCTGCTGCGGCGCGGCGAGAAGAAATCCTTCAACGAAATCCCGCCCGGGCCGGTCAATGACCTTTGCCGCTGGGCCGTTTACCAGGAAGCCGCGTGGATGGCGCGCGGGCTTTCGCTTCCCTTCGGCTCCAGCATCGTGATGCTCGCGAAAAAGCGGGCCTGA